The genomic stretch AAGCCTGGTGAGTACGCCAAGCAGGTGTTCGTTCTTCCGAAACATCTGGATGAGAAGGTGGCCCGGCTGCACCTTGATGCCCTGGGCGTCCGTCTGACCACGCTCACCAAGAAGCAGGCGGAGTACTTGGGGGTCGACATCGAGGGCCCCTACAAGCCTGAGCACTACCGCTACTGACAACTGCTTTCCCCGCCCGGCCTCATCGGCGGGGCCGGGCGGGGAAAGATGTAAACGTGCACGTCGAGGAAAGCCTGCTCTTCATCCTGGCCGGCGTGGGTGTCATCGTGGCCATCCGGATGATCGCCGAGAGGACGGGGTTGCCGGCCGCCGCGTTGCTCACGATCGTGGGCATTACGTACGCCGTGCTGCCGGGGCCGAACGTCGAGCTCGAACCTGAGCTGATCATGACGTACGTGATCCCGCCGTTGCTCTACAGCGCGGCGCTCGACGCGTCACTGCTCGACATCCGCCGGCACATCCGTACGGTCGTCAGTTTGTCCGTGTTGCTGGTGCTGGCGACGGCGCTGCTCATCGGCGTGGGCCTGAATCTGTGGGTGACCGGGGCGACACTGGCTGCCGGTATCGCTCTCGGCGCCGCTGTGGCCCCGCCCGACCCGGTCGCCGCGCTGGCCGTGGGCCGCCGCGCCGGGCTCCCACCCAAGATCATCACCTTGATCCAGGGTGAGGGCCTGCTCAACGACGCGACCGCGTTGACCATTCTGACCGTGGCGATCGCGGCCACCGAGGGCGACGGGTTCTCGTTCCCGGGCGCTACGTGGAAGTTCTTCGTCATGGCGACGGGCGGTGTCGTCGCCGGCGTCGTGGTCGCGTACGTGGTCCGTTACCTGCGTCATCTGCGGCACGACCCGCTGACCGCGAACGCGATCTCGCTGGCCACCCCGCTCGCGGCGTACGTGCTGGCCGAGTCGGTGCACGTCTCGGGTGTGCTCGCCGTCGTCGTCGCCGGTCTGATCATCGGGCACGACTCGTCGCGGCACAGCGTCGCGGCCAGCCGGCTGCAGACCACCGCCGTCTGGCGCCTGGTCGACTTCCTGCTCGAGGGCCTGGTCTTCCTGCTGATCGGCCAGCAGTTGCCGAACGTGGTCGAGGGTCTGAGCGATTACGACACCTCGACCGTCGTGATCGCGGTGGCGGTGACGGTCGGTGTGACCCT from Paractinoplanes brasiliensis encodes the following:
- a CDS encoding cation:proton antiporter, producing MHVEESLLFILAGVGVIVAIRMIAERTGLPAAALLTIVGITYAVLPGPNVELEPELIMTYVIPPLLYSAALDASLLDIRRHIRTVVSLSVLLVLATALLIGVGLNLWVTGATLAAGIALGAAVAPPDPVAALAVGRRAGLPPKIITLIQGEGLLNDATALTILTVAIAATEGDGFSFPGATWKFFVMATGGVVAGVVVAYVVRYLRHLRHDPLTANAISLATPLAAYVLAESVHVSGVLAVVVAGLIIGHDSSRHSVAASRLQTTAVWRLVDFLLEGLVFLLIGQQLPNVVEGLSDYDTSTVVIAVAVTVGVTLLLRPLWLILTQLLPRSLHMRLGGDPAPVGEGEESAADAARLERIREKALTGKEVTALSWAGTRGVISLAAIFTLPETVPQRDLLHFCAFVVVLVTLLGQGLTFAPLVQWLGLRANKADEARERNEARSASVQAALARLDEIQREQHDHVEDVAIEHMRKQLEVRLERYRRRLDMLEKAESDEVPVSPQYEAALVVRRKVIEAQREELLRWRDAGNLNDEGLRILERELDHEERLLPERGARAK